In Kogia breviceps isolate mKogBre1 chromosome 7, mKogBre1 haplotype 1, whole genome shotgun sequence, a single window of DNA contains:
- the LOC131759406 gene encoding LOW QUALITY PROTEIN: eukaryotic translation initiation factor 5-like (The sequence of the model RefSeq protein was modified relative to this genomic sequence to represent the inferred CDS: inserted 1 base in 1 codon; deleted 2 bases in 1 codon), translating into MSVNVNRSVSDQFYRYKRPCLIAKVEGKGNGIKTVIVNMVDVAKALNRPPTYPTKYFGCELGAQTQFDVKNDRYIVNGSHEANKMQDMLDGFIKKFVLCPECENPEMNLHVNPKKQTISNSCKACGYGGMLDTHHKLCTFILKNPPENSDSGTGKKEKEKKNRKGKDKENGSMSSSETPPPPPPPNEISPLRAVEEEEDDDSGEDTTEEAQRRRMDKISDHAKVLTLSDDLERTVEECVNILFDFVKKKKEEGVIDSSDKEIVAEAERLDVKAMGSLPGSLVLTEVLFNEKIREQIKKYRRHFLRFCHNNKKAQRYLLHGLECVVAMHQAQLISKIPHILKAMYDADLLEEEIIISWSEKASKKYVSKELAKEIRVKAEPFIKWLKEAEEESSGGEDDDEGENAEVTYSKTASVLKVEAXKSDSKDDDIDIDAI; encoded by the exons ATGTCTGTCAATGTCAACCGCAGCGTGTCAGACCAGTTCTATCGCTACAAGAGGCCCTGTCTGATTGCCAAGGTTGAGGGCAAAGGAAATGGAATCAAGACAGTAATAGTCAACATGGTTGACGTAGCCAAAGCGCTTAATCGGCCTCCAACGTATCCCACCAAATATTTTGGTTGTGAACTGGGAGCACAGACCCAGTTTGATGT aaagaatgaccgtTACATTGTCAATGGATCTCATGAGGCGAATAAG ATGCAAGACATGTTGGAtggattcattaaaaaatttgttcTCTGTCCTGAGTGTGAGAATCCTGAAATGAATCTGCATGTCAATCCGAAGAAACAAACAATAAGTAATTCTTGTAAAGCCTGTGGCTATGGAGGCATGCTTGACACACATCATAAACTCTGCACATTCATTCTCAAAAACCCACCTGAGAATAGTGACAGTGgtacaggaaagaaagagaaggaaaagaaaaatagaaagggcaAAGACAAGGAAAATGGCTCCATGTCCAGCAGTgagacaccaccaccaccaccaccacccaatgAAATCAGTCCTCTGCGAGCTgtggaagaagaggaagatgatGATTCAGGGGAGGATACAACAGAGGAAGCTCAAAGGCGAAGAATGGACAAAATCAGTGACCACGCGAAAGTTTTAACCCTCAGTGATGATTTGGAAAGGACTGTCGAAGAGTGTGTCAATATCCTGTTTGattttgttaagaaaaagaaagaagagggtgtTATTGACTCATCTGACAAAGAAATTGTAGCTGAAGCAGAAAGACTGGATGTAAAAGCCATGggctctctt cccggctctcTTGTTTTGACTGAAGttctttttaatgagaaaattagAGAGCAAATTAAGAAATACAGGCGCCATTTCTTACGATTTtgtcacaacaacaaaaaagctcaACGGTACCTTCTTCATGGCTTGGAGTGTGTGGTTGCAATGCATCAAGCTCAGCTCATCTCCAAGATTCCACATATCTTGAAGGCGATGTATGATGCAGACCTTTTGGAGGAAGAAATCATCATTAGCTGGTCAGAAAAGGCCTCTAAGAAATATGTCTCGAAAGAACTTGCCAAAGAGATTCGTGTCAAAGCGGAACCTTTTATAAAGTGGTTgaaggaagcagaggaagaaTCTTCCGGtggtgaagatgatgatgaaggtGAGAACGCTGAGGTGACGTATTCGAAGACTGCCAGTGTACTGAAAGTTGAAG GTAAGTCTGACAGCAAGGACGATGACATTGATATTGATGCGATTTAA